In the genome of Actinomadura graeca, one region contains:
- a CDS encoding M1 family metallopeptidase, protein MKAPSGRGGAPYFPDHGDGGYGVRHYDLDLEYRVGPNRLGGTARLSAVAAARLDRFALDLGAFRIGKVLVDGGPARFRHRHGKLHVTPVRPIARDAAFTVEVRYTGNPSPVSSLWGGLGWEQLTDGSIVAGQPIGAPSWFPCNDRPGDKARYRIAVTTASAYEAVANGRLVERRRVGATTTWVYEQDEPMATYLASVQIGRYQFLELAGPVPQRVYYPSAAERRVRHDFGRQGAMIEAFTRLFGRYPFGAYTVVVADDELEIPVEAQGMSIFGTNHVDGARGQERLVAHELAHQWFGNSLTVASWSDIWLHEGFATHAEWLWSEASGGEPAAAHAERWHARLAEEPQDLVLADPGARHLFDDRVYKRGALVLHALRRVVGDEAFFRTMREWTAAHRHGTVTTGEFTALAGRVAERPLDAFFTAWLREKDLPPLP, encoded by the coding sequence ATGAAGGCGCCCTCCGGCCGCGGAGGCGCCCCCTACTTCCCCGACCACGGCGACGGCGGGTACGGCGTCCGGCACTACGACCTCGACCTGGAGTACCGGGTCGGCCCGAACCGGCTCGGCGGCACGGCGCGTCTGTCGGCGGTCGCCGCCGCCCGCCTCGACCGGTTCGCCCTGGACCTCGGGGCGTTCCGGATCGGCAAGGTCCTCGTGGACGGCGGCCCCGCGCGGTTCCGGCACCGGCACGGGAAACTGCACGTCACCCCCGTCCGGCCGATAGCGCGGGACGCCGCGTTCACCGTCGAGGTCCGCTACACCGGCAACCCCTCCCCGGTGTCCAGCCTCTGGGGCGGGCTCGGCTGGGAGCAGCTCACCGACGGCTCGATCGTGGCCGGGCAGCCGATCGGCGCGCCCTCCTGGTTCCCCTGCAACGACCGCCCCGGCGACAAGGCCCGCTACCGGATCGCGGTGACCACCGCGTCGGCCTACGAGGCCGTCGCGAACGGGCGGCTGGTGGAGCGGCGGCGCGTCGGCGCGACCACCACCTGGGTGTACGAGCAGGACGAGCCCATGGCGACGTACCTGGCGAGCGTGCAGATCGGCCGCTACCAGTTCCTGGAGCTGGCCGGGCCCGTCCCGCAGCGCGTCTACTACCCCTCGGCCGCCGAGCGGCGCGTCCGGCACGACTTCGGCCGCCAGGGCGCGATGATCGAGGCGTTCACCCGCCTGTTCGGCCGGTACCCCTTCGGCGCCTACACCGTCGTGGTCGCCGACGACGAGCTGGAGATCCCCGTCGAGGCGCAGGGCATGTCGATCTTCGGGACCAACCACGTGGACGGCGCCCGCGGCCAGGAGCGGCTCGTCGCGCACGAACTGGCCCACCAGTGGTTCGGCAACAGCCTCACGGTGGCGTCCTGGAGCGACATCTGGCTGCACGAGGGCTTCGCCACCCACGCCGAGTGGCTGTGGTCGGAGGCGTCCGGCGGCGAGCCCGCCGCCGCGCACGCCGAGCGCTGGCACGCCCGCCTGGCCGAGGAGCCCCAGGACCTCGTCCTCGCCGATCCCGGCGCGCGGCACCTGTTCGACGACCGCGTCTACAAGCGGGGCGCGCTCGTCCTGCACGCGCTCCGCCGCGTCGTCGGCGACGAGGCGTTCTTCCGGACCATGCGGGAATGGACCGCCGCCCACCGGCATGGGACGGTGACGACCGGGGAGTTCACCGCCCTCGCCGGACGGGTCGCGGAGCGCCCGCTCGACGCGTTCTTCACGGCCTGGCTGCGCGAGAAGGACCTGCCGCCGCTGCCCTGA